The DNA region GAGACGAACGGGCCGGCGTCCTCGCCACCACGGCCGAGCGGGTCTACGGCCTCTGAGAGGCACCCCACCGACGCTTCCGGCAGTCTGGAACCATGCCCGAACTGCCGGAAGTCGAAGCCCTGCGGGTCTTCCTCGACGACCACCTGGTCGGCAAGGAGATCGACCGCGTCCTGCCGCTCAACGTGAGCGTCCTCAAGACGTACGACCCACCGCTGACCGCCCTGCACGGCGCCGCGGTCACCGGCATCGCCCGGCACGGCAAGTTCCTGGACATCGGAGCCGGCCCCCTGCATCTGATCACCCATCTCGCCCGGGCCGGCTGGCTGCGCTGGAAGGACACCTTCCCCGCCGCACCGCCGCGCCCCGGCAAGGGGCCCCTGGCGCTGCGCACCGTGCTCACCGGCGGCGACGGCTTCGACCTCACCGAGGCCGGCACCACCAAACGCCTCGCCGTGTATCTGGTGCACGACCCGGCCGAGGTGCCGGGCATCGCCCGGCTGGGCCCCGACCCGCTCGACGAATCCTTCGACCGCGACGCGTTCGCCGCGCTGCTCGCCGGGGAACGCCGCCGGATCAAGGGTGCCCTGCGCGACCAGTCCCTGATCGCCGGCATCGGCAACGC from Streptomyces sp. NBC_01591 includes:
- a CDS encoding Fpg/Nei family DNA glycosylase, with the protein product MPELPEVEALRVFLDDHLVGKEIDRVLPLNVSVLKTYDPPLTALHGAAVTGIARHGKFLDIGAGPLHLITHLARAGWLRWKDTFPAAPPRPGKGPLALRTVLTGGDGFDLTEAGTTKRLAVYLVHDPAEVPGIARLGPDPLDESFDRDAFAALLAGERRRIKGALRDQSLIAGIGNAYSDEILHVAKMSPYLLTANLTDDQITLLHTAMRTTLHDAVARSSGLAAGKLKAEKKSGMRVHGRTGEACPVCGGTIREVSFSDSSLQYCPTCQTGGKPLADRRLSRLLK